One stretch of Oncorhynchus masou masou isolate Uvic2021 chromosome 9, UVic_Omas_1.1, whole genome shotgun sequence DNA includes these proteins:
- the LOC135545232 gene encoding protein FAM124B, translated as MTSSSELLASLVQEPLMMSMHLLANPGDSLLLQHTLDRLLRWVCPSLRLFHVSERACPLRDYARSRLCPVAGYPSLAVTVFLHEAYGEERILRVLDFLQRPPWQYHHTESCGGRTGGIHITSSTSPANALLRPYLLPSRDFYSLGTGMPVWGVRPVHCGGEMLRVTLYSSYDNFDDAVRLYETVLQRQVEEQKTGFCWFTLYTEPGLCLQLALKQLSPGVRVEACNSAVLQFRVEEMGQLVPLLPNPCTPISATRWQTEDLDGNKILFQVKAPEQPQRTLTCAFPLTCPSVSPRGLLRSVVSTPPAAHALQPCGQMTRLGNRPRTDPSLDRPVLPGGLRCGGGVESMGSDSCYSTPPGSSCYSSQRSSPAMLSVNHPHESSPLSCSASPARPSLSISHLLLEEEEEPETNVDTGVPVTTTPCSDTDFTMATSSRDTGVSVTPRSERPAAVGASSLESLARELSACLPEAHTPPPHHRTWVVSSSTKAASPGCKAGSQAWDSGVISWASPGESYSRGPVGPQTPAKPAAKALSPTHNIDPIDEFFI; from the exons ATGACATCAAGCA GTGAGCTACTGGCCAGTCTGGTCCAGGAGCCCCTGATGATGAGCATGCACCTGCTGGCCAACCCTGGGGACTCTCTCCTGCTGCAGCACACCCTGGACCGCCTCCTCCGCTGGGTGTGCCCCAGCCTGCGCCTCTTCCATGTCTCTGAACGGGCCTGCCCCCTCCGCGACTATGCACGCTCCCGCTTGTGCCCCGTGGCTGGGTACCCCTCCCTGGCTGTGACTGTCTTCCTCCATGAGGCCTATGGCGAGGAGCGCATCCTCCGGGTGCTGGACTTCCTGCAGCGCCCACCCTGGCAGTACCACCACACGGAGAGCTGCGGTGGGAGGACCGGGGGCATCCACattacctcctccacctccccggCCAATGCCCTGCTCCGGCCCTACCTCCTGCCCAGCCGAGACTTCTACAGCCTGGGCACGGGGATGCCTGTGTGGGGGGTGCGCCCGGTGCACTGCGGTGGGGAGATGCTGCGGGTGACGCTCTACAGCAGCTACGATAACTTTGACGACGCGGTGCGGCTTTATGAGACAGTGCTGCAGAGGCAGGTGGAGGAGCAGAAGACTGGGTTCTGTTGGTTTACGCTCTACACGGAACCGGGGCTGTGTCTGCAGCTGGCTCTCAAACAGCTCTCCCCAGGGGTCAGGGTGGAGGCCTGCAACTCGGCTGTGCTGCAGTtcagggtagaggagatgggtcAGCTCGTGCCCCTGCTGCCCAATCCGTGCACGCCCATCAGCGCCACACGCTGGCAGACCGAAGACCTGGACGGGAACAAGATACTCTTTCAG GTGAAAGCCCCAGAGCAGCCTCAGCGAACCCTGACCTGTGCCTTCCCTCTGACCTGCCCCAGCGTCTCGCCCAGAGGGCTATTGAGGAGCGTCGTGTCCACCCCGCCAGCAGCCCACGCCCTGCAGCCCTGCGGCCAGATGACCCGTCTAGGGAACAGGCCGCGCACCGATCCAAGCCTGGATAGGCCTGTTTTACCCGGGGGTCTACggtgtgggggaggggtggagagcatGGGCTCAGACAGCTGCTATAGCACCCCTCCAGGCAGCTCCTGCTACTCATCTCAGCGTAGCAGCCCCGCTATGCTATCTGTTAACCACCCCCACgaatcctcccctctctcatgcTCCGCCTCCCCGGCGCGgccctccctgtccatctcccatctactgctggaggaggaggaagagccgGAGACCAACGTGGACACGGGTGTCCCCGTGACAACGACCCCGTGCTCGGACACAGACTTCACCATGGCGACCAGCTCGAGGGACACAGGCGTCTCGGTGACGCCGCGTTCCGAGAGACCAGCCGCTGTGGGGGCCTCTTCCCTGGAGAGCCTGGCAAGGGAGCTGAGTGCCTGTCTACCGGAAGCTCACACACCTCCACCCCACCACAGGACTTGGGTTGTGAGCAGCTCTACCAAAGCTGCCAGTCCCGGGTGCAAGGCAGGGTCACAAGCCTGGGATAGCGGTGTTATCAGCTGGGCATCGCCGGGTGAGAGCTACTCCAGAGGGCCTGTGGGGCCACAGACTCCTGCTAAGCCAGCAGCAAAGGCTCTGTCACCCACACACAATATAGACCCAATAGATGAGTTCTTCATCTGA